A DNA window from Bacteroides cellulosilyticus contains the following coding sequences:
- a CDS encoding exonuclease SbcCD subunit D: MKILHTSDWHLGHTLYNYDRSHEQQAFLQQLTRIVAEEMPDAMVVSGDIYHYSTPSAATQKMYTDGMLEIHRACPGMTIVVTAGNHDSSSKLEIDSSLWNHFGVKVVGNIERTREEVNLEKHIVEVRDKETILKGYIIAVPHVYPQNFPMLDTETPREERQARFFQALLDEVGKMNTGGLPVVLMAHLSIEGSDRTGHDETVGGIEYVPISSMGEGYDYLALGHIHCPQNIKGNGWHARYCGTPLPVSFDEVYPHSVSIVEMKGREEPQIRTIEIENPIPLVTLPKEPVVFEEAIKLLEEYPDDKPAYIRLNILIKDYLAPDCNERASNAVRGKSCKYCYIKPNREKQTSDYIARHISIQEMQEMSPLEIARLYYQETEGEEMDEELCELMSSVVQKVREKNNLR; this comes from the coding sequence ATGAAAATACTTCATACCAGCGACTGGCACCTGGGACATACATTATATAACTATGACCGTAGCCACGAGCAACAAGCATTTTTGCAACAACTAACCCGCATCGTAGCAGAAGAAATGCCGGATGCAATGGTAGTGAGCGGAGACATCTATCACTACTCCACCCCATCGGCAGCCACACAAAAGATGTACACGGATGGTATGCTCGAAATTCACAGGGCATGTCCCGGAATGACGATTGTGGTAACTGCCGGAAACCACGACAGCAGTTCTAAACTGGAAATAGACAGCAGTCTATGGAACCATTTTGGTGTGAAAGTCGTGGGAAACATCGAACGCACCCGGGAAGAGGTGAATCTGGAAAAACATATCGTAGAAGTAAGAGACAAAGAAACAATACTGAAAGGATATATCATTGCCGTCCCCCACGTCTATCCACAGAATTTCCCGATGCTGGACACTGAAACGCCACGCGAAGAACGGCAAGCACGCTTCTTCCAGGCATTGCTGGACGAAGTAGGAAAAATGAACACGGGAGGATTGCCCGTTGTATTAATGGCACACCTCTCCATAGAAGGCAGCGACCGGACGGGGCATGACGAAACCGTGGGTGGAATAGAATACGTCCCCATCAGTTCCATGGGCGAAGGATACGATTATCTGGCACTCGGACACATTCATTGTCCGCAGAACATCAAAGGAAACGGATGGCATGCACGCTATTGCGGTACCCCCCTACCCGTCAGTTTCGACGAAGTTTATCCGCACTCCGTATCTATCGTCGAAATGAAAGGACGGGAAGAGCCACAGATAAGGACAATAGAAATAGAAAATCCAATACCACTCGTCACCCTCCCCAAGGAACCGGTAGTCTTTGAGGAAGCCATAAAATTACTGGAAGAATATCCGGACGATAAACCGGCTTATATCCGCCTGAATATTCTGATAAAAGATTATCTGGCACCCGACTGCAATGAACGGGCATCGAATGCCGTAAGAGGAAAAAGCTGTAAATACTGCTATATCAAGCCCAACCGTGAAAAACAAACTTCAGACTACATAGCCCGGCACATCTCCATTCAGGAAATGCAGGAAATGTCTCCGCTGGAAATAGCCAGACTTTATTATCAGGAGACAGAAGGAGAAGAGATGGACGAGGAACTCTGTGAACTGATGAGCAGTGTCGTACAAAAAGTGAGAGAAAAGAATAATCTGCGCTAA
- a CDS encoding AAA family ATPase, protein MKLQKLTIKNLASIEDAVIDFENGPLSEESLFLICGETGAGKTTLLDAICLALYNETPRMERTANEKYRDVGQTFSSKKEDVAINDSRQLMRRNTSEAWTELEFIGSNEIPYIAKWYVARAHRKASGAIQDTKWTLENCKTNLQLTKRNEIKAEIQEAVGLNFEQFCRTTLLAQGDFTKFLQSKESEKSDILEKLTGTGIYSEIGAGIYAITKEKRVDYENQNRKLEGIHVLTEEEMAGINETMAALSTEINGNTGQKNIAALKRDWLKRNTELTLTQESQQRIWEVKKEQLQSDDFRQKELLIKDWNHTADARNWLSSFKQQQWQQEINAKQTESLKQNFIRLSSGCVWLKENMKEQQAKLILAEEYLQTHAPFLPMFEQSQSIVTDLNAVLSSHSRISIYEKQIVELVRQQPAQEQERTNKENDFNLKSKENQIKQQEINQLNAQLDSMNRSALQEKKSTLETIKENLQKAQNALIVLEDKKAALATAEENEKSLETNLQAGKNRNEKLKNEFDTQKKAYDELKELYDKQKEAVEEWAKEARARLSIGDMCPVCGQKIEVLSKDEDFQSMLAPIRQSLEAKEKEYKEAEQALNSNRAEVKTYENMIANSRLATEKTRKGHDLARTEAEEKCGRCSIPSISDNTKEILEKLFQENKLNLENVNAKLNEVQTLSNHISRLQHLKDNHQKAVEAARNALDTADKNLTKLKNDITNKHSLAESEKDIVRTTLERVSPLILWEGWQTEWQTSPTAFIERLQKSAEHYKLAQNRQAELKAAIALIDKELSSISATQELICTAFPEWRDLPAKEKMEIKNLGMAWNTLNSEVGGLKQNILSVRKNLDELQTSLTAFYTTHPDMDEARLIALSSYSNEQIESLRSGQQRLREEEVAAQTAFRLTTVQLEEHQSKKPEMEEEETLESLDSLITALDEKITAGSQTLLRLKIQLEENAKNIARIKDEKKRADELREVYLKWDRLCHHFGDEKGTSFRNIAQSFVLKELLNGANFYLQRLTERYELECQAGSLTILLRDLYQGGAARPACTLSGGESFLVSLSLALGLSSLSRHSLSVDTLFIDEGFGTLSSDYLNTVMDTLEKLHQMGGKKVGIISHVEGLRERIKTQIQVKRIDNSRSEITTVRTL, encoded by the coding sequence ATGAAACTTCAAAAACTGACTATAAAGAATTTGGCCTCGATAGAAGATGCCGTCATTGATTTTGAGAACGGCCCCTTAAGTGAAGAATCCCTGTTCCTGATCTGTGGTGAAACAGGCGCCGGCAAAACAACATTACTCGATGCCATTTGCCTGGCACTCTATAATGAAACGCCCCGCATGGAACGCACAGCAAATGAAAAGTACCGGGATGTAGGGCAAACGTTTTCTTCTAAAAAGGAAGATGTGGCTATAAACGACAGCCGCCAACTGATGCGACGAAATACCAGTGAAGCTTGGACTGAACTGGAATTTATCGGATCAAACGAAATACCTTACATCGCCAAATGGTACGTAGCCCGCGCACATCGGAAAGCATCCGGTGCCATTCAGGACACTAAATGGACGTTGGAGAATTGCAAAACCAACCTCCAGCTCACCAAGAGAAACGAAATCAAAGCGGAAATACAAGAAGCCGTAGGGTTGAACTTCGAGCAATTCTGCCGCACCACCCTATTGGCTCAAGGAGATTTCACTAAGTTTCTTCAGAGCAAAGAAAGTGAGAAATCGGACATTCTGGAGAAACTGACAGGTACCGGAATTTATTCTGAAATAGGTGCAGGAATTTATGCCATAACGAAAGAAAAACGTGTAGACTATGAGAATCAGAACCGGAAACTGGAAGGAATCCATGTGCTGACTGAAGAAGAAATGGCCGGAATTAACGAAACAATGGCTGCGTTAAGTACCGAGATCAACGGAAATACCGGGCAAAAGAACATAGCAGCACTGAAACGTGACTGGCTGAAAAGAAATACTGAACTCACCCTTACTCAAGAAAGTCAACAGAGAATCTGGGAAGTGAAGAAAGAACAGTTACAATCGGATGACTTCCGGCAGAAAGAACTACTGATAAAGGATTGGAATCACACTGCGGATGCCCGCAATTGGCTCTCCTCTTTCAAACAACAGCAGTGGCAACAAGAAATCAATGCCAAACAAACCGAAAGCTTGAAGCAGAATTTCATCCGCCTCAGCAGTGGCTGCGTTTGGCTGAAGGAGAATATGAAAGAGCAACAGGCAAAACTAATTCTTGCCGAAGAATATCTGCAAACCCATGCACCGTTCCTGCCCATGTTCGAGCAGAGCCAGTCTATCGTCACCGATTTGAATGCCGTGCTCTCCTCACATTCCCGTATCTCCATTTACGAAAAACAGATAGTGGAATTGGTCCGGCAGCAACCTGCCCAAGAGCAAGAACGCACAAATAAGGAGAATGACTTCAATCTGAAAAGCAAAGAGAATCAGATCAAGCAACAGGAAATAAACCAACTGAACGCACAGCTTGATTCCATGAACCGGAGTGCCTTGCAAGAAAAGAAAAGCACATTGGAGACTATCAAAGAGAATTTGCAGAAAGCTCAAAATGCCCTGATAGTACTGGAAGATAAAAAGGCGGCTTTGGCCACAGCAGAGGAAAACGAGAAATCACTGGAAACCAATCTGCAAGCCGGCAAAAACCGGAACGAGAAACTTAAAAACGAATTCGACACTCAGAAGAAAGCGTACGATGAGCTCAAAGAGCTTTATGACAAACAAAAAGAAGCTGTGGAGGAATGGGCCAAAGAAGCCCGTGCCCGTCTGTCCATAGGAGATATGTGTCCGGTATGCGGCCAGAAGATAGAGGTGCTCAGCAAGGACGAAGATTTTCAGTCGATGCTTGCCCCTATCCGGCAGTCGCTGGAAGCAAAAGAGAAAGAATACAAGGAAGCGGAACAAGCATTAAACAGCAACCGGGCAGAGGTCAAAACTTACGAGAATATGATAGCGAACAGCCGCCTGGCAACAGAAAAGACCCGAAAAGGTCATGATCTTGCCCGAACAGAAGCAGAAGAGAAATGCGGTCGGTGTTCTATTCCAAGCATCTCCGACAATACCAAAGAAATACTGGAAAAGTTATTTCAGGAGAATAAACTGAATCTGGAGAATGTCAATGCCAAACTAAATGAAGTACAAACCCTCTCCAACCATATTTCCCGGCTGCAACATCTGAAGGATAATCACCAGAAAGCAGTGGAAGCCGCCCGGAATGCATTGGACACCGCCGACAAGAATCTGACGAAGCTGAAAAACGATATCACCAATAAACATTCACTGGCGGAAAGTGAAAAAGATATTGTTCGTACTACGCTGGAACGCGTCAGCCCACTGATTCTTTGGGAAGGTTGGCAAACGGAGTGGCAGACCTCCCCTACCGCTTTTATCGAACGCCTACAGAAATCCGCAGAGCATTATAAACTTGCACAGAACAGACAGGCGGAATTAAAAGCTGCCATCGCCCTCATCGATAAAGAACTGAGCAGCATATCCGCCACACAAGAACTGATCTGCACAGCTTTCCCCGAATGGAGGGATCTTCCGGCAAAGGAAAAAATGGAAATCAAGAATCTGGGAATGGCGTGGAATACGCTGAATTCTGAAGTCGGCGGATTGAAACAGAACATCCTGTCTGTCCGGAAGAATCTCGATGAGCTACAAACCAGCCTGACAGCATTCTATACCACACACCCGGATATGGACGAAGCACGCCTCATCGCTCTTTCCTCCTACTCCAACGAGCAAATAGAATCTCTACGTAGCGGACAGCAGAGGCTTAGAGAAGAAGAAGTGGCAGCACAGACAGCCTTCAGACTTACAACCGTACAACTGGAAGAACACCAAAGTAAGAAGCCGGAAATGGAGGAAGAAGAAACCCTCGAAAGCCTGGATAGTCTTATCACTGCTTTGGATGAAAAGATCACAGCAGGCAGTCAGACCCTCTTACGACTGAAAATCCAATTGGAAGAGAATGCGAAAAACATTGCCCGGATAAAAGATGAGAAGAAACGTGCAGACGAATTACGGGAGGTTTATCTGAAATGGGATCGCCTTTGCCATCACTTTGGTGACGAGAAAGGAACGAGTTTCCGAAACATTGCTCAGAGCTTCGTACTGAAAGAATTGCTCAATGGAGCAAACTTCTACCTGCAACGCCTGACCGAACGTTACGAGTTGGAATGTCAGGCAGGTTCACTCACCATTCTGTTGCGCGATTTATATCAAGGAGGTGCGGCGCGTCCGGCCTGTACACTGTCCGGTGGAGAAAGTTTCCTGGTTTCTTTGTCATTGGCACTCGGTTTGTCTTCACTCAGCCGGCATAGCCTGTCTGTAGATACATTGTTCATTGATGAAGGATTCGGAACCCTGAGCAGTGATTATCTGAACACAGTAATGGACACACTGGAGAAACTGCACCAGATGGGCGGCAAGAAAGTGGGTATCATCAGCCATGTAGAAGGACTGCGCGAGCGGATCAAGACCCAGATACAGGTGAAGCGAATTGATAATTCGAGAAGTGAAATCACAACAGTGAGGACACTATGA
- the map gene encoding type I methionyl aminopeptidase, with translation MKKFIKGVRFAPKNYSDEVEAKIQHYKKEGYKLPSRHLLRTEEQLAGIRESAKINTALLDYISANIHEGMSTAEIDHMVYEFTTDHDAIPAPFMYEGFPKSVCTSINDVVCHGIPSTKEFLRSGDIVNVDVSTIYKGYFSDASRMYMIGEVKPEMQRLVQVAKECRDIGVQTAQPWARLGDIGAAIQEYAEKNGYSVVRDLCGHGVGIKFHEEPDVEHFGKRGTGMLIVPGMTFTIEPMINMGTYEVFIDEADGWTVCTDDGLPSAQWESMLLITENGNEILTE, from the coding sequence ATGAAGAAGTTCATAAAAGGAGTCCGGTTTGCTCCTAAAAACTATTCCGACGAAGTAGAAGCGAAGATTCAACACTATAAAAAGGAAGGTTATAAACTACCGTCGCGCCACTTATTGCGCACCGAAGAACAACTGGCGGGTATCCGCGAAAGTGCCAAAATCAACACCGCACTGCTGGATTACATTTCTGCAAACATCCACGAAGGAATGTCCACTGCGGAAATTGACCACATGGTCTATGAATTTACAACGGATCATGATGCAATACCTGCCCCTTTCATGTACGAAGGTTTCCCCAAAAGTGTATGTACAAGTATCAATGACGTGGTATGTCATGGCATCCCAAGCACGAAAGAGTTCCTGCGCAGCGGAGATATTGTGAATGTGGACGTTTCCACTATTTATAAAGGATATTTCTCGGATGCGTCACGAATGTATATGATTGGAGAAGTGAAGCCGGAAATGCAACGTCTGGTACAGGTGGCAAAGGAATGCCGTGACATAGGCGTACAGACAGCACAACCGTGGGCACGGCTTGGAGACATCGGTGCAGCCATTCAGGAATATGCGGAGAAGAACGGATACAGTGTAGTACGCGACCTGTGCGGACACGGCGTAGGAATCAAGTTCCATGAAGAACCGGACGTTGAGCACTTCGGCAAGCGCGGTACAGGTATGCTTATCGTTCCGGGAATGACATTCACCATCGAACCGATGATCAATATGGGAACTTACGAAGTCTTCATTGATGAAGCCGACGGATGGACCGTCTGCACAGACGACGGACTGCCCTCGGCACAATGGGAAAGTATGCTTCTGATTACCGAAAACGGCAACGAGATATTGACTGAATAA
- the rmuC gene encoding DNA recombination protein RmuC: MDIVFLIIGLIVGVGVGYLIAGRKSAALSAQLQATREREELLNRTVEERIAREKTITAERLAEQEKSFNLRLAELQKQWEERLKLQTEEAEALHKRMSTEFENLSNRIFKSKTEDFTKLNSEHLSNLLRPLGENLKDFREKVEQVYDKESKQRFSLEERIKDLVELNNRISEDANNLTRALKGDSKIQGNWGEMILERLLQASGLIEGEHYFRQEFLKNEQGEMLTNEESGQRMQPDIIVRYPDEREMIIDSKVSLTAYAAYNSAENKEEEARWLKAHLQSVRAHVDELSQKDYSHYDAKAPDFVMMFIPTEAAYLTAIKADTSLWEYAYNKKVVLMSPTNLISALRLSLDLWKRENQVKNVQDIIKRGTLLYEKIAGFTDTFLRIGDNLSGLQRDYDKAYNQLSDGNGSVVRQAELLRNMSLTPKKRISARLLPKEEETEEEENEQNK, encoded by the coding sequence ATGGATATTGTTTTTCTAATTATCGGTCTTATAGTAGGTGTCGGCGTAGGGTATCTGATAGCCGGACGAAAAAGTGCCGCGTTATCCGCACAACTGCAAGCCACCCGCGAACGGGAAGAGCTGCTGAATCGTACGGTAGAAGAACGGATTGCACGTGAGAAAACCATCACAGCCGAGCGCCTGGCGGAGCAGGAGAAATCTTTCAATCTGAGACTGGCGGAGCTGCAGAAGCAATGGGAAGAACGTCTGAAATTGCAAACTGAAGAAGCGGAAGCCTTGCACAAACGCATGAGCACGGAGTTTGAGAATCTCTCCAACCGCATTTTCAAAAGCAAGACAGAAGACTTCACCAAGCTGAATTCGGAGCATCTCAGCAATTTACTCCGCCCACTGGGGGAAAACCTGAAAGATTTCCGGGAAAAGGTAGAACAAGTATATGACAAAGAGTCGAAACAACGTTTCTCACTGGAAGAACGCATCAAAGATTTGGTAGAACTGAACAACCGGATCAGCGAAGATGCCAACAACCTGACCCGTGCGCTAAAAGGTGATTCCAAGATACAGGGCAACTGGGGGGAAATGATACTGGAGCGACTGCTGCAAGCTTCCGGCCTGATAGAAGGCGAACATTACTTCCGCCAGGAATTCCTGAAAAACGAACAGGGTGAAATGCTGACCAACGAAGAAAGCGGCCAGAGAATGCAGCCGGATATTATTGTCAGGTACCCGGATGAGCGGGAAATGATTATCGACTCCAAGGTATCCCTGACTGCCTATGCCGCCTACAATTCCGCCGAAAACAAAGAGGAAGAGGCTCGCTGGCTGAAAGCACATCTGCAATCGGTACGAGCGCATGTGGATGAACTCAGCCAGAAGGATTATTCGCATTATGATGCAAAAGCACCGGACTTTGTAATGATGTTTATCCCTACCGAAGCTGCCTACCTGACAGCTATCAAAGCGGATACCAGTCTATGGGAATACGCCTATAATAAAAAGGTGGTATTGATGAGTCCTACCAATCTGATCAGTGCGCTCCGCCTTTCCCTCGATCTTTGGAAACGGGAAAATCAAGTGAAGAATGTGCAGGATATTATCAAACGAGGTACATTGCTTTACGAAAAGATTGCCGGATTTACAGATACATTCCTGCGCATCGGTGACAATCTGAGTGGATTGCAAAGAGATTATGACAAGGCTTACAACCAACTTTCGGATGGCAACGGCAGTGTGGTAAGACAGGCCGAACTGCTGCGTAATATGAGTCTGACTCCTAAAAAGCGAATATCAGCAAGACTGCTGCCCAAAGAAGAGGAAACGGAGGAGGAAGAAAACGAACAGAACAAATAG
- the xpt gene encoding xanthine phosphoribosyltransferase yields the protein MKILKDRILKDGRCYPGGILKVDNFINHQMDPILMKSIGVEFVRRFASIPINKIITVEASGIAPAIMVGYLLELPVVFAKKKKPSTMENMLVTSVYSFTKQRSYDVCVSKDFLRPGDRILFIDDFLANGNAAKGIMELVKQAGAELEGMGFIIEKAFQHGGDELREQGIHVESLAIIESLDNCEIKIR from the coding sequence ATGAAAATCCTAAAAGACCGTATCCTGAAAGATGGAAGATGCTACCCCGGAGGTATACTGAAAGTAGATAACTTCATCAACCACCAGATGGACCCTATCCTGATGAAATCCATCGGTGTGGAGTTCGTCAGACGTTTTGCCTCTATCCCAATCAACAAAATTATCACGGTAGAAGCCAGCGGTATCGCTCCCGCCATTATGGTAGGTTATTTATTGGAATTACCCGTAGTCTTCGCAAAAAAGAAAAAGCCGAGCACTATGGAGAACATGCTGGTTACTTCTGTCTATTCTTTCACCAAGCAACGCTCTTATGATGTATGTGTGAGTAAAGACTTTCTCCGTCCGGGTGACCGGATACTTTTCATCGATGATTTCCTGGCTAACGGAAATGCAGCCAAAGGCATCATGGAACTTGTGAAACAGGCCGGAGCCGAACTGGAGGGCATGGGCTTCATCATAGAAAAAGCCTTTCAGCATGGAGGTGACGAACTTCGTGAGCAAGGTATTCATGTGGAGTCTCTGGCGATTATTGAGAGCCTTGACAATTGCGAAATTAAAATCAGATAA
- a CDS encoding M56 family metallopeptidase: MGTILFYIFESTLCLTILYFLFRLFFRKDTLFRTNRFLLLAGTMACTLLPLLQIDVPQYTTLQLPITTVRHLLTEKEVNVQRERGTGEKYLSEEASLLMAEKGEGIEGDRANVIHTIPVVWLLGGCYFIGALIVLAFLLLSTIRMRRLIRSYPACNYGKYKLVICPEKMVSFSWGHTIVLSQEDYERNPGEILLHEQMHLQHRHTLDLLWMECIVIFHWFNPAAWLLMRELREVHEYEADNGVINSGIDATEYQLLLVKKSVGTRLYSMACGFNHSKLKNRITMMLKRRTNNWAHLKLLLFVPVATGALYAFAQPEVKKTMEQAINTPVSVKQNSVQESELQQLEAFFERKAKDAVGGKKEYRIEKPTGTFYSFFVNMNNKMMLNQELIKEYDVETLSVRLKDILRKEYQKVTNTDKRLISGLFVRYDRGSSSTAITSYLRTIKEAYLQVRGEISGELGGVSEARLDSLLPIFVSFGEPKIYSSKYKTASDVLLPIEVSLYPKGGTSSVIKNPSLQELELKLKDYQTIANSDGLSVGLKFDKDVTMGIVEDVKEIIRTTLSHK; the protein is encoded by the coding sequence ATGGGAACTATATTGTTTTATATATTTGAGTCTACCTTATGCCTGACAATCCTGTACTTTCTGTTCAGATTGTTTTTCAGGAAAGATACGCTGTTCCGTACGAACCGCTTTTTGTTGCTGGCGGGAACGATGGCATGTACGTTACTTCCATTGCTGCAAATAGATGTTCCTCAATATACAACTTTGCAGTTGCCAATAACTACTGTAAGACATTTATTGACTGAGAAGGAAGTAAATGTTCAAAGAGAAAGAGGAACGGGTGAAAAATATTTGTCTGAAGAAGCAAGTCTTTTGATGGCAGAGAAAGGGGAGGGGATAGAGGGAGATCGTGCGAATGTGATTCATACTATTCCTGTGGTCTGGCTGTTGGGCGGTTGTTATTTTATCGGGGCTTTGATAGTGCTTGCTTTCCTCTTGCTTTCTACCATCCGTATGCGCCGGCTTATCCGGAGCTATCCTGCCTGTAATTACGGGAAATATAAGCTGGTCATCTGTCCGGAGAAGATGGTCTCTTTCAGTTGGGGGCATACAATTGTCCTGTCACAGGAGGATTACGAACGGAATCCCGGAGAAATCCTGTTGCATGAGCAAATGCACCTGCAACATAGGCATACATTGGATTTACTTTGGATGGAATGTATCGTTATATTCCATTGGTTCAATCCTGCCGCATGGCTCCTGATGCGTGAACTTCGTGAAGTGCATGAATATGAAGCCGATAATGGCGTTATTAATAGTGGCATCGATGCAACAGAATATCAACTCTTGCTGGTAAAAAAGTCCGTGGGCACAAGGCTCTACTCTATGGCTTGCGGGTTCAATCACAGCAAACTTAAAAATCGTATCACAATGATGTTAAAAAGAAGAACAAACAATTGGGCACACTTGAAGCTGTTGCTTTTTGTGCCCGTAGCTACCGGAGCGCTTTATGCTTTTGCGCAACCGGAAGTGAAGAAAACAATGGAGCAGGCGATAAACACGCCTGTGAGTGTGAAACAAAATTCAGTTCAGGAGAGCGAATTGCAACAATTGGAGGCATTCTTCGAGCGCAAGGCAAAAGATGCTGTGGGTGGAAAGAAGGAGTATCGGATTGAGAAACCGACAGGAACTTTTTATAGTTTCTTCGTGAACATGAATAATAAGATGATGCTGAATCAGGAATTGATTAAAGAATATGATGTGGAAACCTTATCAGTCCGCCTTAAGGATATCTTGAGGAAAGAGTATCAGAAGGTTACGAATACGGATAAAAGACTGATTTCCGGTTTATTTGTAAGGTACGACCGTGGTTCGTCATCCACCGCTATCACTTCTTATCTGCGCACCATAAAAGAGGCTTATCTACAAGTTCGTGGAGAAATTTCCGGAGAATTGGGTGGAGTTTCCGAAGCTCGTTTAGATAGTTTGCTTCCTATATTCGTTTCTTTTGGAGAGCCTAAGATTTACAGTTCTAAATATAAGACAGCTTCGGATGTACTTTTACCTATAGAAGTATCTTTGTATCCGAAAGGAGGTACAAGCTCAGTGATAAAGAATCCTTCCCTTCAGGAATTGGAATTGAAGCTAAAGGATTACCAAACGATTGCCAACAGCGATGGATTATCAGTGGGACTGAAGTTTGATAAAGATGTTACTATGGGAATCGTGGAAGATGTGAAAGAAATTATTCGGACAACTTTATCCCATAAATAA
- a CDS encoding BlaI/MecI/CopY family transcriptional regulator, with amino-acid sequence MKRLTAKEEEIMQMFWEHGPMFVRELLAFYEEPKPHYNTVSTLVRGLEEKGFVKYKAYGNTYQYYAAVSDKEYKRSALNDVVAQYYNNSYTNVVSTFIEEEGMSVDELKALIAEIESKKSNR; translated from the coding sequence ATGAAACGATTGACTGCCAAAGAAGAGGAAATCATGCAAATGTTCTGGGAACATGGTCCGATGTTTGTTCGTGAATTGCTGGCTTTTTATGAAGAGCCGAAACCTCATTATAATACCGTATCTACCTTAGTTAGAGGATTAGAGGAAAAAGGCTTTGTGAAATACAAGGCCTATGGTAACACGTATCAGTACTATGCGGCTGTTTCCGATAAAGAATATAAGCGTTCTGCACTGAATGACGTAGTAGCCCAATACTATAATAACTCTTATACCAATGTTGTATCTACATTTATTGAAGAAGAAGGTATGTCGGTAGACGAGTTAAAAGCGTTGATAGCAGAGATCGAAAGTAAAAAGTCGAACAGATAG
- the nhaA gene encoding Na+/H+ antiporter NhaA has product MIILRTVKNFSALNVAASILLFLTAILAAIVANSSLAPVYQSFLSQELHLRIGDFNLLSHGGHNLTMIEFINDCLMTIFFLAVGLEIKRELLVGELSSFRKAILPFIAACGGMIFPVLVYSFLVTPGTPETQGMAIPMATDIAFSLGVLSLLGKRVPLSLKIFLTAFAVVDDIGGILVIAIFYSSEVAYGYLIVAAILYAFLYYMGKFGMTQKIFFLFFGIIIWYLFLQSGIHSTISGVILAFVIPARPRLDAGKYIRRIRAIVSSFPVVQSDNIVLTNEQIATLKQVERASDRVISPLQSLEDNLHGAVNFVILPLFAFANAGVVFSGGGEVIGNVGLAVGLGLLLGKFLGIYLFTWLTIKSGLARMPEGMNWKNIAGVSLLGGVGFTVSLFIANLSFSGAYPELLNQAKFGVLCGTIIAGILGYVVLNQVLPKKKKA; this is encoded by the coding sequence ATGATTATTCTACGTACTGTGAAAAACTTTTCGGCACTGAATGTGGCAGCGAGTATTTTATTATTCCTGACTGCTATTCTGGCAGCTATTGTTGCCAATTCTTCATTAGCTCCTGTGTATCAGAGTTTCCTGTCGCAGGAGTTGCATTTGCGTATAGGTGATTTTAACTTGCTTTCGCATGGCGGTCATAATCTGACGATGATTGAATTTATCAATGACTGTCTGATGACAATTTTCTTTTTAGCCGTGGGACTAGAGATAAAACGCGAGTTACTGGTAGGAGAGTTATCCTCTTTCAGGAAAGCTATTCTGCCGTTCATTGCAGCATGTGGAGGAATGATATTTCCGGTTCTGGTTTATTCTTTTCTGGTAACTCCCGGTACTCCTGAAACGCAAGGCATGGCTATTCCTATGGCTACGGACATTGCCTTCTCATTGGGAGTGCTTAGTCTGCTGGGCAAGCGCGTACCGTTGAGTCTGAAGATTTTCCTGACTGCTTTTGCTGTGGTAGATGATATTGGTGGTATTCTGGTGATTGCCATTTTTTATAGCTCCGAGGTTGCTTACGGTTATTTGATTGTAGCTGCCATACTTTATGCATTCTTATATTATATGGGAAAGTTTGGTATGACACAGAAGATCTTCTTTCTTTTCTTTGGCATTATTATCTGGTATTTATTCCTGCAATCCGGCATCCACAGTACAATATCCGGTGTGATACTTGCATTTGTGATCCCCGCCCGTCCACGGCTGGATGCGGGTAAATATATCCGGCGTATCCGGGCTATTGTCAGCTCTTTCCCGGTGGTACAATCTGATAACATTGTATTGACAAACGAACAGATTGCCACATTGAAGCAAGTGGAGCGGGCTTCGGATCGTGTGATAAGTCCTTTACAATCTTTGGAGGATAACTTGCATGGAGCCGTGAATTTTGTCATTCTTCCTTTATTTGCTTTTGCCAATGCAGGAGTCGTTTTTAGCGGTGGCGGAGAAGTTATAGGAAATGTAGGTCTTGCTGTTGGCTTAGGTCTTCTTTTGGGTAAGTTTTTGGGAATTTATCTCTTCACCTGGCTGACTATTAAAAGCGGGCTTGCCCGTATGCCCGAAGGTATGAACTGGAAAAATATTGCAGGCGTGTCATTGCTGGGTGGCGTTGGATTTACGGTGTCATTGTTCATAGCCAACCTTTCTTTCTCCGGTGCTTATCCGGAACTGCTGAACCAAGCTAAATTCGGTGTGTTGTGTGGTACTATTATTGCCGGAATACTGGGATATGTGGTACTGAACCAGGTATTGCCAAAGAAAAAGAAAGCATAA